The following proteins come from a genomic window of Rhinoraja longicauda isolate Sanriku21f chromosome 4, sRhiLon1.1, whole genome shotgun sequence:
- the bloc1s5 gene encoding biogenesis of lysosome-related organelles complex 1 subunit 5 isoform X1, whose translation MNLLKLFFGVSDLNEVYSRLFDHRPVVQAEIRYFIKEFEEKRGFREQRGLENVNSMIEEINTQSYPDACEDLGSSIPIVLPQLEAAIQITNRIQQKEQEADQSDRLQASRERRKAEWEAFVKEQHRKAAEVEADHTKAAEWLKQQYAAMEKDLAKFTTI comes from the exons ATGAATTTACTGAAATTATTCTTTGGTGTTTCAGACCTGAACGAGGTTTATTCCAGGCTGTTTGATCACAGGCCTGTCGTGCAGGCAGAAATCCGCTATTTTATAAAGGAGTTTGAG GAAAAGCGTGGATTTCGAGAACAAAGAGGGCTTGAAAACGTGAACAGTATGATCGAGGAAATCAACACACAGTCCTATCCGGATGCCTGTGAGGACCTGGGCAGCAGCATTCCCATCGTTCTTCCCCAAT TGGAAGCTGCAATCCAAATTACAAACAGAATCCAACAGAAGGAGCAGGAGGCAGATCAG AGTGACCGACTGCAAGCCAGCAGAGAGAGGCGCAAGGCTGAGTGGGAGGCCTTTGTGAAAGAGCAGCACCGCAAAGCCGCAGAGGTGGAGGCAGATCACACAAAAGCGGCCGAATGGCTGAAGCAACAGTATGCAGCGATGGAGAAGGACTTGGCAAAGTTCACCACAATCTGA
- the bloc1s5 gene encoding biogenesis of lysosome-related organelles complex 1 subunit 5 isoform X2 yields the protein MERARRDLNEVYSRLFDHRPVVQAEIRYFIKEFEEKRGFREQRGLENVNSMIEEINTQSYPDACEDLGSSIPIVLPQLEAAIQITNRIQQKEQEADQSDRLQASRERRKAEWEAFVKEQHRKAAEVEADHTKAAEWLKQQYAAMEKDLAKFTTI from the exons atggAGCGCGCACGGAGAG ACCTGAACGAGGTTTATTCCAGGCTGTTTGATCACAGGCCTGTCGTGCAGGCAGAAATCCGCTATTTTATAAAGGAGTTTGAG GAAAAGCGTGGATTTCGAGAACAAAGAGGGCTTGAAAACGTGAACAGTATGATCGAGGAAATCAACACACAGTCCTATCCGGATGCCTGTGAGGACCTGGGCAGCAGCATTCCCATCGTTCTTCCCCAAT TGGAAGCTGCAATCCAAATTACAAACAGAATCCAACAGAAGGAGCAGGAGGCAGATCAG AGTGACCGACTGCAAGCCAGCAGAGAGAGGCGCAAGGCTGAGTGGGAGGCCTTTGTGAAAGAGCAGCACCGCAAAGCCGCAGAGGTGGAGGCAGATCACACAAAAGCGGCCGAATGGCTGAAGCAACAGTATGCAGCGATGGAGAAGGACTTGGCAAAGTTCACCACAATCTGA